One Pyrenophora tritici-repentis strain M4 chromosome 5, whole genome shotgun sequence DNA window includes the following coding sequences:
- a CDS encoding NmrA multi-domain protein, producing the protein MAIKNVIIVGASGNLGPAILDVFLKESSFNTTVLSRQSSAATFPSGVKVIKADYDSADSLKDAFKGQDAVVSLVGGMGLGDQNKLIDAAIAAGVQRFIPSEYGSNTLDARIRAIVPVFEAKIGAVNYLKNKEKEISWTSIVTGPFLDWGLKTGFLGFDAASKTATLYDNGEATVSNTTLRKIGLATVKALEKEDLTKNQYVYVSEVQASQKEILAAIEKVTGAKWTVNNVSTKDLIADGRGKLQKGDFSGLVPLILGATYGKEEELGNFVSQGLWNEKLGVPSESLEEIVKKSLG; encoded by the exons ATGGCTATCAAGAATGTCATCATCGTCGGA GCGAGTGGAAACCTAGGACCCGCAATTCTGGATGTTTTCCTAAAGGAATCCTCCTTCAACACGACAGTTCTTTCGCGCCAAAGCTCTGCCGCGACCTTTCCATCTGGCGTGAAGGTCATCAAAGCAGACTATGATTCGGCAGACAGTCTGAAAGATGCTTTCAAAGGCCAGGATGCTGTCGTCTCTCTTGTTGGCGGCATGGGGCTTGGCGATCAGAATAAGTTGATTGATGCCGCCATTGCCGCAGGTGTGCAGCGCTTCATCCCCTCGGAGTATGGAAGCAACACACTTGACGCAAGGATCCGTGCTATCGTGCCTGTCTTTGAGGCTAAGATTGGCGCAGTCAATTATCTCAAGAACAAGGAGAAGGAAATCAGTTGGACATCTATCGTCACTGGTCCCTTCTTGGACTGGGGCCTGAAGACTGGTTTCCTAGGCTTCGATGCTGCTTCCAAGACAGCCACTCTATACGACAATGGTGAAGCCACTGTCTCAAATACTACTCTCCGCAAGATTGGTCTCGCAACCGTCAAGGCGCTCGAGAAGGAGGACCTAACCAAGAACCAATACGTCTACGTCAGTGAGGTGCAAGCGTCGCAGAAGGAAATCCTCGCCGCGATCGAGAAGGTCACGGGCGCAAAGTGGACCGTCAACAATGTCAGCACCAAGGACCTCATTGCGGATGGACGTGGCAAGCTTCAGAAGGGAGACTTTTCGGGCCTTGTTCCCCTGATTCTAGGCGCTACATATGGCAAGGAGGAGGAGCTAGGTAACTTTGTATCTCAAGGCTTATGGAATGAGAAGCTGGGTGTGCCGAGTGAGAGCTTGGAGGAGATTGTCAAGAAGAGCCTCGGTTAA
- a CDS encoding LysM domain containing protein, translated as MQTLVSLIGVVSLASAYRVPPPTITAKDAHQDCDAWHIAKTGESFGSIANFYRLNMAQFKSYNPAVCVDTDTLVMGASYCINYTPSLPTPTTALECNSLHFVEAYDTCFGISTMNNLTLAQFYAMNPALDNRCKNLSSNQYVCVSSAVKTPERTEVEVPVEIVPEVQGPPRCFFNMKQAGHAHYICVAN; from the exons ATGCAAACACTCGTCAGTCTTATCGGCGTCGTTTCTCTCGCATCTGCATACCGTGTCCCACCACCCACCATCACGGCGAAGGATGCGCACCAGGATTGCGATGCCTGGCATATCGCCAAAACAGGGGAATCATTTGGATCCATCGCGAACTTTTACCGGCTCAACATGGCGCAGTTCAAATCATAT AACCCCGCCGTATGTGTAGACACCGACACCCTCGTCATGGGCGCTTCATACTGCATCAACTACACGCCCAGCCTCCCCACACCCACAACAGCCCTAGAATGCAACAGCCTCCACTTTGTAGAAGCATACGACACATGCTTCGGCATCTCCACCATGAACAACTTGACTCTAGCACAATTCTACGCCATGAACCCCGCGCTGGATAACCGGTGCAAGAACCTGTCGTCGAACCAGTATGTTTGCGTTTCTAGCGCAGTGAAGACGCCCGAGAGGACAGAGGTTGAGGTGCCGGTAGAAATAGTTCCAGAGGTGCAGGGGCCGCCGAGGTGCTTTTTTAATATGAAACAGGCTGGGCATGCGCATTATATTTGTGTGGCGAACTGA
- a CDS encoding Bromodomain multi-domain protein — MLEPETRSGRSRRKAPAKRARPGSITSSRAGGSVRDRSRSQSILSHTDTIAADNESQAGNRIKSERGTSVEAIEEEGSAETPSHMSTRRRGPAATSAPLSTRRKRNAREASLDEQEDHMFSTPGPPKTLVAPRNFARMTAPMMYDINSHKHASTFNTAVRAKDAEGYYDIIKRPTDLTSIKKAVATGAKQVSAAAAASDNPTGSPGGATGGVVELPVTVDNVPPKSIVNATQLEKELMRMFVNAVMFNPGEEGVVNDARDMFQTVQGLVSTWRDVERHSGRVGNEDTPTVEDDDAPTASKRRKI, encoded by the coding sequence ATGCTAGAGCCAGAGACTCGCTCTGGACGGTCCAGGAGAAAAGCGCCTGCGAAGAGAGCAAGACCCGGCAGTATTACATCGTCACGAGCAGGTGGTTCTGTACGAGACCGAAGCAGAAGCCAGTCTATTCTCTCACATACTGATACAATAGCGGCCGATAACGAATCCCAGGCCGGGAATCGGATCAAGTCAGAGCGTGGAACCTCGGTTGAGGCCATCGAAGAGGAGGGATCCGCAGAAACGCCTTCACACATGTCTACCCGCCGACGAGGGCCCGCCGCAACATCAGCACCACTTTCCACCCGCCGAAAGCGCAATGCCCGGGAGGCTTCTTTGGATGAACAGGAAGATCACATGTTCAGTACACCAGGCCCGCCCAAGACCCTGGTTGCACCACGAAACTTTGCACGCATGACCGCGCCCATGATGTATGACATTAACTCACACAAACATGCCTCTACTTTCAACACAGCTGTCCGCGCAAAGGATGCAGAAGGCTATTACGACATCATCAAGCGCCCCACAGATCTAACCTCGATCAAAAAGGCAGTAGCTACTGGTGCGAAGCAAGTTAGCGCTGCAGCGGCTGCATCGGATAACCCGACAGGCAGCCCTGGTGGTGCTACAGGAGGCGTCGTTGAACTCCCTGTCACAGTGGACAATGTGCCTCCAAAATCCATTGTCAATGCCACACAACTGGAAAAAGAGCTCATGCGCATGTTTGTCAACGCCGTCATGTTCAACCCCGGTGAAGAGGGCGTTGTAAATGATGCAAGGGATATGTTCCAGACTGTCCAGGGCCTGGTTAGTACGTGGAGGGATGTGGAGAGGCACAGTGGACGCGTGGGGAACGAGGATACGCCGACCGTAGAAGATGATGACGCACCTACGGCGAGTAAGCGGAGGAAGATATAG
- a CDS encoding Tymo-45kd-70kd multi-domain protein, whose amino-acid sequence MRRLALTTTTALLLLLESTSAFLQASQNATSLTLSNDRLVASVSKSRGYISVLTLDGQNLLGSESGDNTGIGPYLDCYCTPAGFWTPGRGKNVQYQLFNGTDSTSTPYGGISMGETYALTGQRLEQYWFLREGETGLHTFSRLVYDNKTTPFLRNLQEFRTLFRPNHDPPLFTHFVANEQFAAPRPDTTGQVVVQDATWKLANDQDAYVKGVGEYFTKYTFQDTWRNHRAHGMWADGSGSKNGTTYGAWLVHNTVETYFNGPVHSDLVVDGIVYNYMVSNHHGDQTPNITDGFDRTFGPQYFHFNAGGSLEELRDDASQYGLQPDWNAAFYDSIAHHVPNLVPTSQRGTFNATIRLPSGAENAIAILTASGHDFQDNVFDPTAYQYWTEIPLVTNTTSQHITIPRVKAGSYRLTIYATSIFGDYTHDNITITPGATTSLSNLTWAPDSAGKELFRIGTPDKSSGEYLHGTTASPTHPLLTEEYRLYWAAYDYITDFPNGVTYRVGHDDVSTALNYVHWAVYGGKANSERPVSVPEHQYNWTILFEVSEEEVRGKDTATFTVQLAGAKTAAGNTDVFNATERWADLPLGVAVNGVDLVPWVIPHYQSSSCAVRSAVICYNLAHKFTFDASILKSGEENSIILSLPYNGTNYESALLPESVYVQYDAMRLEVE is encoded by the exons ATGCGTCGCCTCGCTCTAACAACAACCACGGCGCTCTTGCTGTTGTTGGAGAGCACAAGCGCCTTCCTCCAAGCCAGCCAAAATGCCACAAGTCTAACACTTTCTAACGACCGCCTCGTAGCTTCCGTGAGTAAAAGTCGGGGATACATCAGCGTTCTCACGCTCGATGGCCAGAATTTGCTAGGTTCAGAATCTGGAGATAATACGGGTATAGGTCCATACCTGGATTGCTACTGTACACCAGCCGGCTTCTGGACACCTGGACGAGGAAAAAACGTCCAATACCAGCTCTTCAATGGCACAGACTCCACAAGCACACCCTACGGTGGCATCAGCATGGGCGAGACGTATGCGCTTACGGGACAAAGGTTGGAACAGTACTGGTTTCTACGGGAAGGAGAGACTGGACTACACACGTTTAGTCGGTTGGTTTACGACAATAAGACAACCCCTTTTCTGCGTAATCTACAGGAATTTCGAACTTTGTTCAGACCGAATCATGATCCACCGCTCTTCACGCACTTTGTTGCAAACGAGCAGTTTGCGGCGCCGAGGCCGGATACAACGGGCCAAGTTGTCGTGCAAGACGCAACGTGGAAGCTGGCGAATGATCAGGATGCGTATGTAAAAGGGGTAGGGGAGTACTTTACAAAGTACACGTTCCAGGATACTTGGCGTAACCACCGCGCTCACGGCATGTGGGCTGATGGCAGTGGGAGCAAGAACGGTACTACGTATGGCGCCTGGCTCGTCCACAACACAGTCGAAACGTACTTTAACGGTCCCGTACATTCGGATCTCGTCGTCGATGGTATCGTGTACAACTACATGGTCAGCAACCACCACGGCGACCAAACACCAAATATAACCGACGGGTTTGACCGTACCTTTGGGCCCCAATACTTCCACTTCAACGCCGGTGGTTCACTGGAAGAACTCAGAGATGATGCCTCACAGTACGGTCTCCAGCCTGACTGGAACGCCGCCTTCTACGATTCAATCGCACACCACGTACCTAATCTCGTTCCTACTTCGCAACGTGGCACTTTCAACGCAACCATCCGCCTCCCCTCTGGCGCTGAAAACGCAATCGCCATCCTAACAGCCAGCGGCCACGACTTCCAAGACAACGTCTTCGACCCCACCGCCTACCAATACTGGACCGAGATCCCTCTTGttacaaacaccacctctcaaCACATCACCATCCCCCGTGTAAAGGCAGGAAGCTACCGCCTAACCATCTATGCCACTTCCATCTTCGGCGACTACACCCACGACAACATCACCATCACGCCCGGCGCCACAACCTCCCTCTCCAACCTAACATGGGCCCCCGACTCAGCGGGTAAAGAACTCTTCCGCATCGGCACTCCAGATAAATCCTCGGGCGAATACCTCCACGGCACCACAGCCTCACCCACACACCCGTTGCTAACAGAAGAATACCGTCTATACTGGGCGGCCTACGACTACATCACTGATTTCCCAAACGGTGTAACGTATCGCGTAGGCCACGATGATGTTTCCACGGCGCTGAATTACGTCCATTGGGCTGTGTATGGTGGGAAAGCGAATTCAGAGCGGCCGGTGTCAGTGCCAGAGCACCAGTATAATTGGACGATATTGTTTGAGGTGAGTGAGGAGGAGGTGCGAGGGAAGGACACGGCGACTTTTACGGTGCAGCTGGCAGGGGCGAAGACGGCGGCGGGTAATACGGATGTTTTTAATGCGACGGAGAGGTGGGCGGATTTGCCGTTGGGCGTGGCGGTTAATGGGGTGGATTTAGTGCCGTGGGTTATTCC GCACTATCAATCATCCTCTTGTGCCGTGCGCTCGGCTGTGATATGTTACAATCTGGCTCACAAATTCACCTTTGACGCATCTATACTCAAATCAGGGGAGGAAAACAGCATCATCCTTAGTCTGCCGTACAACGGGACAAACTATGAAAgtgcgctgctgccagaGTCGGTGTATGTGCAGTATGATGCGATGAGATTGGAGGTCGAGTAG
- a CDS encoding PAPA-1 domain containing protein: MADRAAKRMRRISTEYDESEDGWDGRGNSSAVPTASSTRPRRGTANQSPAAAVIQRSSPEETRQSIHLTVKSSPNKLRQATGGAAPKAGVSRQNIVAGKRASRSSRVAQDRVEAKEMAMDDDDDDDLSDPDSDLEEEDAEGEDEDAEGEEDDEMGVAPGGDMDEDMDSDEDLSRDQTPDVSKMTKRQRALVTEEGDGTLLALSNEAQKKKHLTAEEHAMRRAEMARRRKNLSEKRNEEEKLDTINRLLKKQPPKRGRKALQDEDGQEEEPEPERANPLFVRYIQNAKGTQLAVPDEWLQAPVGNLFTGDLQKGAQKPFSGRMVEEVA; this comes from the exons ATGGCCGACCGCGCGGCTAAACGGATGCGACGCATAAGCACCGAGTATGACGAGTCTGAGGATGGATGGGATGGAAGAGGAAACAGCAG TGCCGTTCCCACAGCCTCCTCGACCCGCCCTCGCCGCGGAACAGCGAACCAGTCGCCCGCCGCTGCCGTCATACAACGCTCCTCGCCCGAGGAGACACGCCAGTCGATCCACCTCACTGTAAAATCTTCGCCCAACAAACTAAGACAAGCCACGGGCGGAGCCGCACCAAAGGCAGGCGTCAGCAGGCAGAACATCGTCGCGGGCAAGCGTGCCTCTAGGAGCAGTCGCGTG GCCCAAGATCGGGTAGAAGCCAAGGAGATGGCCAtggacgatgacgacgacgacgacctCAGCGACCCCGATTCTGATctcgaagaagaagacgcaGAGGGTGAGGATGAAGATGCCGAGGGCGAAGAGGACGACGAAATGGGCGTAGCACCTGGTGGTGATATGGATGAGGACATGGATAGCGATGAGGACCTCAGCCGCGACCAGACACCCGATGTGAGCAAGATGACAAAGCGACAGCGAGCGTTGGTTACAGAGGAAGGCGACGGCACACTGCTCGCCCTGTCCAACGAGGCACAAAAGAAGAAGCATCTCACGGCCGAAGAACACGCCATGCGTAGAGCAGAGATGGCCAGACGTAGGAAGAACTTGAGTGAAAAGAGGAACGAGGAGGAAAAG CTCGACACCATCAACCGCTTGCTCAAGAAACAACCCCCGAAACGCGGCCGCAAAGCCCTgcaagacgaagatggcCAGGAAGAGGAGCCAGAACCCGAGCGAGCAAACCCGCTCTTCGTACGCTACATCCAAAACGCAAAGGGTACCCAACTCGCTGTTCCGGATGAGTGGCTACAGGCGCCTGTAGGAAACCTTTTTACAGGTGACTTGCAAAAGGGGGCTCAGAAGCCATTTAGTGGTAGGATGGTTGAGGAAGTTGCTTGA